Proteins from one Salarias fasciatus chromosome 14, fSalaFa1.1, whole genome shotgun sequence genomic window:
- the prss59 gene encoding thymus-specific serine protease: MASPLPLRPFSPSLPRLSVVLLLALCAPAWCRFKGFGRLHALGQQQLREAPEELWFPQKLDHFNGADDRLWKQRYFVNEAFYRLGGPVFLMIGGEGPANPAWMQQGAWLTYAQKLGALCLMLEHRFYGKSHPTADLSTDSLRFLSSRQALADLAHFRTVMAESRGLTNRKWVAFGGSYPGSLAAWFRLKYPHLVHASVATSAPIHATVNFPEYLEVVRRSLASENTECPTLVKEASDAVAKKLQDPKTYDNITKDFNLCSKLQVQTEMDSAYFLETLAGNFMDVVQYNEDNREFEGVVGTNITIKVLCGVMGDRSLGDPYARYAAVARLMMDTFSMKCLDASFSNYVRDMTNTSWDGTAAGGGRQWIYQTCSEFGFYQSTDSPNQPFTGFPLQYQVKQCASFYNISAEQVAEAVAQTNEYYGSYDIRSSRIVFPNGSIDPWHALGITQDISPDLPAVFIKGTAHCANMYPARSEDLPQLSLARDHVFVLLQQWLKQ, translated from the exons ATGGCTTCTCCTCTGCCCCTCAGACCCTTCAGCCCCTCTCTCCCCAGGCTCTCCGTGGTCCTCCTGCTGGCGCTTTGTGCCCCGGCTTGGTGCCGCTTTAAGGGCTTCGGGAGGCTCCATGCTctggggcagcagcagctccgcgAGGCGCCGGAGGAGCTGTGGTTCCCCCAGAAACTGGACCACTTCAACGGAGCCGACGACCGGCTGTGGAAACAG AGGTACTTCGTAAATGAAGCCTTCTACAGGCTCGGTGGTCCGGTGTTCCTCATGATTGGCGGGGAGGGTCCGGCCAACCCAGCATGGATGCAGCAGGGCGCCTGGCTCACCTACGCCCAGAAGCTGGGAGCCCTCTGCCTCATGCTGGAGCACCGCTTCTACGGGAAGAGTCACCCGACTGC CGATCTGAGCACCGACAGCCTGCGCTTCCTCAGCAGCCGTCAGGCGCTGGCCGACCTGGCGCACTTCCGCACGGTGATGGCCGAGTCCCGGGGCTTGACCAACAGGAAGTGGGTGGCGTTCGGAGGCTCGTACCCGGGTTCGCTCGCCGCCTGGTTCAGGCTGAAGTACCCTCACCTGGTCCACGCCTCCGTGGCCACCAGCGCACCCATTCACGCTACCGTCAACTtcccag AGTATCTGGAGGTGGTGAGGCGCTCGCTGGCCTCGGAGAACACAGAGTGCCCCACGTTGGTGAAGGAAGCTTCAGACGCTGTGGCCAAGAAGCTGCAAGACCCCAAAACCTACGACAACATCACCAAAGACTTCAA TTTATGTTCCAAACTCCAGGTCCAGACTGAGATGGACTCTGCCTACTTCCTGGAAACTCTGGCTGGGAACTTCATGGACGTGGTCCAGTACAATGAAGACAACCGGGAGTTTGAG GGTGTAGTTGGCACCAACATCACGATCAAGGTCCTGTGTGGTGTGATGGGCGACCGCTCGCTGGGAGATCCGTACGCCCGGTACGCTGCCGTGGCCCGCCTCATGATGGACACTTTCTCCATGAAATGCTTGGACGCAAGCTTCAGCAACTACGTCAGAGACATGACTAACACGTCCTGGGACGGGacggctgcaggtggag gaAGGCAGTGGATTTACCAGACCTGCTCGGAATTTGGATTCTACCAGAGCACCGATTCCCCCAACCAGCCTTTCACTGGCTTTCCTCTCCA GTATCAAGTGAAACAGTGCGCCAGCTTCTACAACATCAGCGCCGAGCAGGTGGCCGAGGCCGTCGCCCAGACCAACGAGTACTACGGCAGCTACGACATCCGCTCCAGCAGAATCGTCTTCCCCAACGGCTCCATCGACCCGTGGCATGCCCTGGGGATCACCCAGGACATCAGCCCCGACCTGCCTGCTGTTTTCATCAAAG GAACGGCTCACTGTGCCAACATGTACCCAGCCCGGAGCGAGGATCTCCCACAGCTGTCTCTGGCCCGGGACCACGTCttcgtcctgctgcagcagtggcTGAAGCAGTAG
- the psmd2 gene encoding 26S proteasome non-ATPase regulatory subunit 2, which translates to MEEAKKKETKQTEKTDEKDKEKEKGAQPAGKDKDKKEEQELSEEDKQLQEDLEMMVERLSEKNTALYRQALEELRRQIRSSTTSMTSVPKPLKFLRPHYGKLKEIYDGMTPGENKRFCADVVSVLAMTMSGERECLKYRLLGSQEELASWGHEYVRHLAGEVAKEWQEVEENDKTQQETLLKLVKEIVPYNMAHNAEHEACDLLMEIEKLEMLEDYIDENAYGKVCLYLTSCVSYVPEPENSALLRCALNIFRKFNRYPEALRLALMLNDVELVENIFTSCKDIVIQKQMAFMLGRHGMFLELNEDVEDYEDLTEIMSNVQLNSNFLALARELDIMEPKVPDDIYKTHLENNRFGGSGSQVDSARMNLASSFVNGFVNAAFGQDKLLTDDGNKWLYKNKDHGMLSAAASLGMILLWDVDGGLTQIDKYLYSSEDYIKSGALLACGIVNSGVRNECDPALALLSDYVLHNSNVMRIGAIFGLGLAYAGSNREDVLSLLLPVMGDSKSSMEVVGVTALACGMIAVGSCNGDVTSTIVQTIMEKNEQELKDTYARWLPLGLGLNHLGKGEAIETTLAALQVVPEPFRSFANTLVDICAYAGSGNVLKVQQLLHICSEHYEAKEKEKEEDKDKKDKKDKDKKETPADMGSHQGVAVLGIALIAMGEEIGSEMALRTFGHLLRYGEPTLRRAVPLALALISVSNPRLNILDTLSKFSHDADPEVSHNSIFAMGMVGSGTNNARLAAMLRQLAQYHAKDPNNLFMVRLAQGLTHLGKGTLTLCPYHSDRQLMSQVAVAGLLTVLVSFLDVKNIILGKSHYILYGLVAAMQPRMLVTFDEELRPLPVSVRVGQAVDVVGQAGKPKAITGFQTHTTPVLLAHGERAELATEEYLPVTPILEGFVILRKNPNYET; encoded by the exons ATGGAggaggcaaaaaagaaagagacaaaacagaccGAAAAGACCGATGAGAAGgacaaggagaaggagaagggagCGCAGCCGGCGGGCAAGGATAAGGACAAGAAAGAGGAACAAGAATTG TCTGAGGAAGACAAGCAGTTACAAGAGGACCTGGAGATGATGGTGGAGAGACTGAGT GAGAAGAACACGGCGCTGTACCGCCAGGCATTGGAGGAGCTGCGGAGGCAGATTCGCTCCTCCACCACATCCATGACCTCGGTGCCGAAGCCGCTGAAGTTCCTGCGCCCGCACTATGGCAAGCTGAAGGAGATCTACGACGGCATGACTCCAGGAGAGAACAAG cgTTTTTGTGCCGACGTGGTGTCGGTGCTGGCCATGACCATGAGCGGCGAGCGGGAGTGTTTGAAGTACCGCCTGCTGGGCTcgcaggaggagctggcctcATGGGGACACGAATATGTCAG GCACCTTGCTGGTGAGGTGGCCAAAGAgtggcaggaggtggaggagaacgaCAAGACCCAGCAGGAGACGCTGCTGAAGCTGGTGAAGGAGATCGTGCCCTACAATATGGCCCACAACGCCGAGCACGAGGCCTGCGACCTGCTGATGGAGATCGAGAAGCTGGAGATGCTGGAGGACTACATCGACGAAAACGCCTACGGCAAAGTCTGCCTCTACCTCACCAG CTGCGTGAGCTACGTCCCTGAGCCTGAAAACTCAGCGCTGCTCAGATGTGCCTTGAACATCTTTAGGAAATTCAACCGATACCCAGAAGCCCTGCGCCTTGCTCTGATGCTGAATGACGTGGAGCTCGTAGAAAACATCTTCACATCCTGCAAAGACAT AGTCATTCAGAAGCAGATGGCCTTCATGTTGGGGCGACATGGCATGTTCCTGGAGCTCAACGAGGACGTGGAGGACTACGAGGACCTCACAGAGATCATGTCCAATGTGCAGCTCAACAGCAACTTCTTGGCCTTGGCCAGAGAG CTGGACATCATGGAGCCCAAAGTCCCCGACGACATCTACAAAAcccacctggagaacaaca GGTTCGGAGGCAGCGGCTCCCAGGTAGACTCCGCCCGGATGAACCTGGCCTCCTCCTTCGTGAACGGCTTTGTGAACGCCGCCTTCGGACAGGATAAGCTGCTCACAGACGACGGCAACAAGTGGCTTTACAAGAATAAAGATCATG GTATGCTGAGTGCTGCAGCCTCTTTGGGTATGATCCTGCTGTGGGACGTGGATGGCGGTCTGACCCAGATTGACAAATACCTCTACTCCTCCGAAGACTACATCAAG TCCGGCGCCCTCTTGGCCTGTGGCATCGTGAATTCGGGCGTGAGGAATGAGTGTGACCCGGCTCTCGCCCTGCTCTCCGACTACGTCCTCCACAACAGCAACGTCATGAGGATAGGAGCCATCTTTGG ACTGGGTCTTGCCTATGCCGGCTCCAACAGAGAGGATGTCCTTTCTTTACTACTTCCTGTTATGGGAGACTCCAAATCCAGCATGGAG GTGGTTGGCGTGACGGCGCTGGCCTGCGGTATGATCGCAGTCGGGTCCTGTAACGGTGACGTGACCTCCACCATCGTCCAGACCATCATGGAGAAGAACGAACAGGAGCTGAAGGACACGTACGCCCGCTGGCTGCCTCTCGGCTTGGGACTGAACCACCTGG GTAAAGGAGAAGCGATCGAGACGACGCTGGCGGCTCTACAGGTCGTCCCCGAGCCTTTCCGCAGCTTTGCAAACACACTGGTGGATATCTGCGCATATGCAG gtTCTGGGAATGTGCTgaaggtgcagcagctgctccacatcTGCAGCGAGCACTACGAGGccaaggagaaggagaaggaggaggacaaagacaagaaggacaagaaagacaaagacaagaagGAGACTCCTGCTGACATGGGGTCACACCAG GGTGTTGCCGTTCTGGGGATCGCCCTGATAGCCATGGGGGAGGAGATTGGATCTGAGATGGCACTGCGCACGTTTGGACACCTG CTTCGTTATGGCGAGCCCACCCTGAGGCGAGCCGTGCCTCTTGCCCTGGCTCTCATTTCCGTGTCCAACCCTCGCCTCAACATCCTGGACACTCTCAGCAAGTTCTCCCACGACGCCGACCCCGAGGTCTCGCACAACTCCATCTTTGCCATGGGCATGGTGGGCAGTG GCACAAACAACGCCCGCCTGGCTGCCATGCTGCGGCAGCTGGCGCAGTACCACGCCAAAGATCCCAACAATCTCTTCATGGTCCGACTGGCTCAG GGTCTGACTCACCTGGGCAAAGGCACACTCACACTGTGTCCGTACCACAGTGACAGGCAGCTGATGAGTCAGGTCGCCGTGGCCGGCCTGCTCACCGTGCTCGTTTCCTTCCTCGACGTCAAGAACA TTATCCTTGGTAAATCTCACTACATCCTCTACGGCCTGGTAGCCGCCATGCAGCCACGCATGTTGGTCACATTCGACGAGGAGCTGCGACCGCTGCCCGTATCTGTGAGAGTGGGACAG gcGGTGGACGTGGTGGGCCAGGCTGGGAAGCCCAAAGCCATCACAGGGTTCCAGACTCACACCACGCCGGTGCTGCTGGCTCACGGCGAGAGGGCGGAGCTGGCCACAGAGGAGTACCTCCCCGTCACCCCCATCCTGGAGGGCTTCGTCATCCTCCGCAAGAACCCCAACTACGAAACCTAG